CTGCTAACGAGCTTCATCACAGCCTTGGCGGTTTTGGCCGCCTGGCCCGTGACGTTTAAGCCCAAGCTGTTCTTCTTCCTGATCCTGGCGATGGATGGCGGACAAATTGCCGTCTTCGCTGTTCAAGACATGCTTCTGTTCTTCCTCGCCTGGGAACTGGAGCTCCTTCCGGTGTATCTCTTGCTGGCCATCTGGGGAGGGAAAAAACGTCAATACGCGGCCACCAAGTTCATTCTCTACACAGCTGGCAGCTCTCTGTTCATCCTCTTGGCAGCCCTTGCCATGGGCTTTTTTGGAGGGGGCGTGCCCAACTTTGAATACAGCGTTCTTGCCCAAAAGGGTTTCAGCACTGGATTTGAGTTGCTCTGTTATGCGGGGTTATTGATTGCCTTCGGGGTGAAATTACCGATTGTTCCCCTCCACACCTGGCTTCCTGATGCCCATGGTGAGGCCACGGCACCTGTTCACATGTTGCTGGCAGGCATTTTGCTCAAGATGGGGGGCTATGCCTTGATGCGCTTTAACGCCGAAATCCTTCCCGTCGCGCATGCCCAATTCGCGCCCCTCCTGGTGGTGCTGGGAGTCGTGAACATCATCTATGCGGCGCTCACCTCCTTCGCTCAACGCAATCTCAAACGCAAGATCGCTTACAGCTCCATCAGCCATATGGGTTTCGTGCTCATCGGCATTGGCAGCTTCAGCGAGCTGGGGACAAGTGGAGCCATGCTCCAAATGATTAGTCATGGATTGATCGGCGCCAGTCTGTTCTTCCTCGTGGGTGCCACCTACGACCGCACTCACACACTTCAGTTGGATGAGATGGGGGGCATTGGCCAAAAAATGCGGATCATGTTTGCCCTGTGGACTGTTTGCTGCCTCGCCTCCCTTGCCCTGCCTGGGATGAGCGGATTTGTGAGCGAACTGATGGTCTTCACAGGCTTTGCCACCGATGAGGCCTACACCCTCAGCTTCCGAATCGTGATTGATGGCCTGGCTGCCATCGGCGTGATCCTGACTCCGATCTATTTGCTGTCGATGTTGAGAGAGATCTTCTTTGGGAAAGAAAACAGAGAACTCGTTTCTCACTCCAATCTTGTGGACGCTGAGCCCAGGGAGGTTTACATCATCGGTTGCCTGCTCGTTCCAATCATTGGCATCGGGCTCTATCCAAAGCTGATGACCGACAGCTACAGCAACACGATCTCAGCTCTTGTAAGGCGTGATGTTGACGCCATGGAGAGGGTCACACGACCCACAGCGCCTCTCATCCGCAGCAGTTCCCTTGTGCCAGCGCTCTTCTCGGCACCAAAACTGACACAAGCGTCCCAGCCCGTCTCGTAAAGATCTTCGTCCTTTCTCTGGAAATGCGATTCAGAGTCTGAATCGCTCCTTAATTTTCAGACGCCTGTCGCACACTCTGTTCGCCATGCGTCAGATCAATTTCAGTTTAATTTTCATCTTCGGCCTCGGCACGGTGTTTTTCACCTTGGAGAACACCAGCCCCACCACGGTGAATGTTTTGCCATGGATGCACTACACCTTGCCTCTGGCCGCTCTGCTGCTCTTAGCAGCGGGGATCGGAGCTGCTGCTGCCTGGCTTTTTGCAAGCTGGAGCGGAATGCTCAATACGGTGGAGCGATTGGGCAAAGCCACTGAATTCGAAGCTCAGCAGGTTCGCATTCAAGAATTAGAAACCGACCTCGATCGCTACCGCTCAACGGTGCAGACCCAGTTAGGACTGCTGCCATCAGGCAACAGCGACTCGGCCTCAACCACA
This region of Synechococcus sp. WH 8016 genomic DNA includes:
- a CDS encoding NAD(P)H-quinone oxidoreductase subunit 4, producing the protein MLEFAVSAPFDPAFDISSGIVPATFPWLSLSILFPIVGAFIVPFVPDDGDGKQVRWFALGIALTTFLITAAAYLTGYDPSYSGLQLSERVSWLPNLGLTWAVGADGLSMPLILLTSFITALAVLAAWPVTFKPKLFFFLILAMDGGQIAVFAVQDMLLFFLAWELELLPVYLLLAIWGGKKRQYAATKFILYTAGSSLFILLAALAMGFFGGGVPNFEYSVLAQKGFSTGFELLCYAGLLIAFGVKLPIVPLHTWLPDAHGEATAPVHMLLAGILLKMGGYALMRFNAEILPVAHAQFAPLLVVLGVVNIIYAALTSFAQRNLKRKIAYSSISHMGFVLIGIGSFSELGTSGAMLQMISHGLIGASLFFLVGATYDRTHTLQLDEMGGIGQKMRIMFALWTVCCLASLALPGMSGFVSELMVFTGFATDEAYTLSFRIVIDGLAAIGVILTPIYLLSMLREIFFGKENRELVSHSNLVDAEPREVYIIGCLLVPIIGIGLYPKLMTDSYSNTISALVRRDVDAMERVTRPTAPLIRSSSLVPALFSAPKLTQASQPVS
- a CDS encoding lipopolysaccharide assembly protein LapA domain-containing protein encodes the protein MRQINFSLIFIFGLGTVFFTLENTSPTTVNVLPWMHYTLPLAALLLLAAGIGAAAAWLFASWSGMLNTVERLGKATEFEAQQVRIQELETDLDRYRSTVQTQLGLLPSGNSDSASTTNANPTVDIDSNS